In Edaphobacter dinghuensis, one genomic interval encodes:
- a CDS encoding LacI family DNA-binding transcriptional regulator, producing MDIQEVAKRAKVSTATVSRVLNGSPNVREKTSARVRNVIAKLNYVPNTHARSLRVGRARMFGLIVSDINNPFFPELIDAFQTSAAEQGIDVIFMHTNYDPKRLESCMRRMVERSVDGIAVMTSEVEQAALQIAHERVPLVLMNQPAFAGEHRNVPVEYSTGFREALEHLRLLGHTNIGFISGPSDFSSAKRRYQDWATAMRRLKLSVRKDWVVTGNMRVDGGEYAMRELMSRETCPTAVLSTNDLMALGALQAVSHAGLRVPQDISIIGFDDLPIASMVVPQLTTIELPRREIAARAFSSLVEATRGGIVTECDIVRTKLVVRGSTGLVRCS from the coding sequence ATGGATATTCAAGAAGTTGCCAAGCGTGCCAAGGTTTCTACCGCGACCGTCTCGCGCGTGCTGAACGGCTCTCCCAATGTGCGGGAAAAGACCTCGGCCAGAGTTCGGAACGTCATTGCCAAGCTGAATTATGTACCGAATACCCATGCCCGCAGCCTGCGAGTTGGGCGAGCTCGCATGTTCGGCCTGATTGTCTCCGATATTAATAATCCGTTCTTTCCGGAGTTGATCGACGCATTTCAGACGTCGGCTGCCGAGCAGGGAATCGATGTCATCTTCATGCACACTAACTACGATCCGAAACGGCTGGAGAGTTGCATGCGCCGTATGGTGGAGCGCAGTGTCGATGGCATTGCCGTGATGACATCGGAGGTGGAGCAGGCGGCGCTTCAAATAGCTCACGAGCGTGTGCCTCTGGTTTTGATGAATCAACCAGCCTTTGCCGGTGAGCACAGAAACGTGCCGGTTGAGTACTCCACTGGGTTTAGAGAAGCTCTTGAACACTTGCGCTTGTTGGGGCACACCAATATCGGTTTTATCTCAGGTCCGTCGGATTTTAGCTCCGCAAAACGCCGTTATCAGGACTGGGCTACGGCGATGAGACGTTTGAAGCTTTCGGTGCGTAAGGATTGGGTGGTTACCGGCAATATGCGAGTGGATGGCGGGGAATACGCCATGCGGGAGCTTATGTCGCGGGAGACTTGCCCGACAGCGGTGCTGTCAACGAACGACCTGATGGCTTTGGGGGCACTGCAGGCGGTCTCGCACGCAGGACTTCGCGTTCCTCAGGATATTTCGATTATTGGTTTCGATGATCTGCCGATTGCAAGTATGGTTGTGCCACAACTTACAACAATTGAGCTGCCGCGGCGTGAGATTGCTGCTCGCGCGTTTTCAAGTCTGGTGGAAGCGACACGCGGCGGCATCGTAACTGAATGCGACATTGTGCGTACCAAATTAGTCGTGCGGGGATCGACGGGGCTGGTACGGTGTTCCTGA